A single genomic interval of Anopheles marshallii chromosome 2, idAnoMarsDA_429_01, whole genome shotgun sequence harbors:
- the LOC128709663 gene encoding neuropeptide CCHamide-1 receptor-like: MLAAAMMTMLEQGTLPTANDTARDTDDSADVVYGSVVYEEDVYTSIPSVPPLPHHPQMPVSEFELLEALLNTSAGGPIGSFWNMSSAATETPYTPYELRPETYIVPILFAAIFIIGVLGNGTLIIVFLRHRAMRNVPNTYILSLALADLLLIVTTVPFTSIIYTLDSWPWGSLLCTSSEFIKDVSIGVSVFTLVALSGDRFFAIVDPLRKFHAHVDPFLGGGRRATRMTITTAVLIWLLAIAFAVPAIIGSHIKTVIINKDVSFYFCYPFPDEWGPQYARGMVLGKFLIYYAVPLFIIGIFYALIARHLIHSAKHVPGEMQGTVRQIKARRKVAVTVLAFVVIFGICFLPSHLFMLWFYYNPNFNEDYNGFWHVLRIVGFCLSFANSCANPVALYCVSGAFRKHFNRYLLCDGTSSSRRRHGDNLAPRDTSLTSTMSRRYTSKRMQSLRINIQETTIVMIPNGNSKSEGAAIEKEMVCLS; this comes from the exons ATGTTGGCAGCCGCAATGATGACGATGCTGGAACAAGGAACACTTCCCACCGCGAATGATACCGCACGCGACACGGATGACTCGGCGGACGTGGTGTATGGCAGTGTGGTGTACGAGGAAGATGTGTACACATCGATACCATCGGTACCGCCCCTGCCACATCACCCACAGATGCCGGTGAGCGAGTTCGAACTCCTAGAAGCACTGCTCAACACGTCAGCCGGTGGACCGATAGGCAGCTTCTGGAACATGTCGTCCGCCGCCACCGAAACACCCTACACACCGTACGAGCTACGACCGGAGACGTACATAGTGCCGATCCTGTTTGCCGCCATCTTTATCATCGGTGTGCTCGGAAATGGGACGCTGATTATCGTCTTCTTACGGCATCGAGCGATGCGCAACGTTCCCAACAC cTACATCCTGTCCCTGGCCCTAGCCGACCTGTTGCTGATCGTTACGACCGTACCGTTTACGTCCATCATCTACACGCTCGATTCCTGGCCATGGGGAAGTCTGCTCTGCACGTCGTCCGAGTTCATCAAGGACGTGTCGATCGGTGTGTCCGTGTTCACGCTCGTTGCACTGTCTGGCGATCGGTTTTTTGCCATCGTCGATCCGTTACGAAAGTTTCACGCACACG TAGATCCTTTTCTAGGTGGTGGACGGCGAGCCACACGGATGACCATCACGACGGCGGTTCTGATCTGGCTGCTGGCCATCGCGTTTGCCGTTCCTGCCATCATTGGATCACACATCAAG ACTGTCATCATCAACAAGGACGTGTCGTTTTACTTCTGCTATCCGTTTCCGGACGAGTGGGGCCCACAGTACGCCCGGGGGATGGTGTTGGGTAAATTTCTCATCTACTACGCCGTACCGCTGTTCATAATTGGCATCTTCTACGCACTGATAGCGCGACATCTCATCCACAGTGCCAAGCACGTACCGGGCGAAATGCAAGGCACAGTGCGCCAG ATCAAAGCTCGCCGGAAAGTTGCCGTCACCGTGTTGGCGTTTGTGGTCATATTCGGTATCTGCTTCCTGCCATCACATCTATTTATGCTGTGGTTCTATTACAA TCCAAACTTCAATGAAGATTACAACGGATTCTGGCACGTACTGCGAATAGTAGGCTTTTGTCTTTCGTTCGCAAACAGCTGTGCCAATCCTGTCGCTCTCTACTGTGTTAGTGGTGCCTTCCGGAAACACTTCAATCG GTATCTGCTATGCGATGGAACCTCCAGCAGTCGGCGAAGGCACGGAGACAATCTGGCACCGAGAGATACATCCCTTACCAGTACCATGTCCCGCCGCTATACCAGCAAACGAATGCAATCGCTACGAAT